aggggtatatatgagccacttttataacgaggggtatatcagctctaaatgacaaagttgaggggtatatcagacccttttccctataatttaaaaaaatcagcaGTCATCTTATATCACAATTTATATACGTTAACTTATGcatttaatatttagttttaataataaaatgtatatacACTGACAATAATGTGTTTTAAAAAGTCAATCAGCTTAgcttgaattatatttttacagCTGTTTAATGGCAACTGCACCAGAAGATGGTCATCTAATTGCATTGTTGTTGAAACTAACAAATGCCAAAAAGACGATTGAAATTGGAGTGTTCACTGAATATTCCTTAGTCCTTAATGCCCTTACAATTCCTGATAATGGCAAGGCTAGTGTATCACAATTTTATACACCTAAAATTGGtttaatgtataatatattcTCAAATTCATGTGTAGAACATCATTGATCTATGTGTGCAAATATTATGCAGATTATAGCTATAGACCTTGATCGAGATGCATACGAGATGGAATCGCCAATTATTAAAAAGGCTAACATTGagcataaaattaattttattcagTCCTCGGCATTATCAGCCCTTGATGAACTCTTGAATGAGGtaagtaaaagtaaagttacttaaaaatattttgcatcCAATTACTTGATTAAATTAAACTACTTATTCTATTGCACAATGACAATAGAGAAATTTTCGATTTTCCTTTCATCGACGGAGACAAAGTTAGCTATCAAAAGTACCATGAGAGAATGTTAGAATTGGTGAAAGTGGGAGGTATTATAGTATATGACAATACACTATGGTTTGAGACAGTTGCTATGCCAGAGGAGTATGTTAAGGAAACAATGAAGCCAAATAGGCAACACATCattgaatttaataaatttttagatTCGGATACTCGAGTTCAAATTTCCCAAGTCCCTACAGGTGATGGAATCACCATTTGTTGGCGACTCTAAAAAGAGTTCTCTTTTGTTCTAGGAATAACAATTGTGTGTCTTGTGTTTGATGTTGAAATGTTTCCTTTTTTACTAGTAAGTTGTtgttgcaaaaattattgtactaTGACATTTTCGCTGCTAATTCTGAGTATGTGAAAAAGTAACTCCTTTTTTTAAGAGTTATCATATGTTCATATAGTATTTTGTAAATGTCTCAGGTTGAAACTTGAGAAATGGATATGATTTTCGAGCAAACATATTCATCCTGTTACAGAGTCCTTTTCATGTTGCAACTTCTTTGGCGAACTAAGTGTCTCAACTCTAATAATTCTTTGACTATGACGCTTGTCCAATGCAATATACATGTGAGTGTACGTGATCGCACACGCATTATAGTGAGTATCAATGGTCAGGTGTTGGACTCGTTGAAACTTATGATTATAGAGGTATAATAAAACTCAGAAGTGTTTTGTTGAAAGAGTTATGAACTTCTTATAActgatatatttttcaaaggGTTGAGAGTTCTTTTAATCACAATGGGAGAACATTCTTTTAGGGTTATGATATATGAAGTAATCATTTTGCTCATCGACCTTCTTTAATCTTGCAATATTTATCGAGTTATTAATTTATGGGGTGAATATTATGACTATGATTCTCTCAAATATCTAATcacatatttttgtttgtctcACGCCTATATCTCTTATTATTACGTTAATTACAAGGTATGTGTCTATCCTAGACAAAAGATATGTTTCCCAATTCCTAGGCTTATGATCCTACTCTATTTGATCTTAATTGTATCTTGCgtccttctctctctctctctctctctctctctctctctctcaggTTAAGCagtaaaacaataaaatcaaaatcaaataaatcactCATATGAGAAATATGTTGTACAACATTGCATCATATCAACAACAATCATATTGTTGATATGCTTAAGATACACCTTTAAATGGTGTAATGTGGTAGCATGCAAGAACAATAATAAGGTTTTGATGAAATCCATAGGAAATATAGGAAAAGTTTTGAACTTTACAATGGGAAAAACTATTAGGCACTTATAGATAAATTCTAATTTATAATGTTGTAGGGAATCTATAAACTATAACGAAGATTGCAAGAAAATGAAACAAGATAATACGCAAAATTCGTTATTAAAACACCAAGATTGTGTCCTACAAGGCATTTTTTTTACCATGGAATTACAAATACTTTAAGTTACACATATACCTTAGTCTCTTGCACTTTCACTCAACCATTTGCAATGCTTGAATAGTTTATCTACATAAGATGCTTttataactaaattatttattaacatAAGTGTGAACATCACACGAAGTAAATCTTATTATTcctaatattaatttaacaacGAAGGGATAACGCCTAGAGTTCGTACAATCTATTTACCAATTTTTGGCAAAATCGATGAAATTTAAAGAATGTTTAGAACTCCTAGCTTAATCTCCTCTTAGAACCTTAGTCTAAAGACTTGAAATATTAATGAACGTACATGAACTGATTAAAACCTTTTAATCCCTTAACTAGATGTAAAACATCGTGGTTTAGGGTTAAAATAAGAACTTAAACAACATAGCTTAGGTACCAAACACATAGGGAAAAGAACGAAATGACCCTAACTCAAAAAACTGATGAAGTTCCCTTAAAGAAAAGCTTCACAGACTGTTCAGGGCCCCACAATCCGTGAAAAAATTCATTGGTCGTATAGTCATTTGTGAAATTTTGATTGTCTAATAGGGTCTTACTAAAATGAGCATTTTACTCCAAACTCTAAATGGAGTAAACTTTGTGAAGTTGAGAAGAGGACTCGTAGtactttaatttgataggtcatGGATGTTCTAATTCATTATGTACCGAGAGATATGGTAATTTGAATTTGACCCAAATAAAATCTCATATTGAAACTCAATTGATTAGAAAACTTTCAACTCAACTTCGTGCTAGGGGATTTTAGTGACCTTATTTCATATCTAAAATCATTCCCATATTTTAAGGatttacataaaattaaaaattgacgaGTGATTGTGAAGACCCCTAAACGTGTCATACAACTCACCATGGTCCATCTAGGGTCCTATCTAGGTGACTCAAGTCCTGGAAGCCTAGATGGTTGGGATACCTCCACTAAACATGTTGTGGACCCCTAAACGACTAATTTAGGGTTTCCTGAAAGGGTCCATGGTCCATTTTGGGTTCATGGACTTGGTTGTTATCCTTCTTTATCATTTCTCGATGCACAAGGTGTTACACCCTTGACAGACTCCCTAGATACCTTACTTGAAGTCCT
This DNA window, taken from Solanum lycopersicum chromosome 5, SLM_r2.1, encodes the following:
- the LOC101245167 gene encoding cation-dependent phenylpropanoid and flavonoid 8-O-methyltransferase 1-like, coding for MASLSNSISKGLLHSPELREYMLETFVYPREPELLKEIRLITSNNPSCLMATAPEDGHLIALLLKLTNAKKTIEIGVFTEYSLVLNALTIPDNGKIIAIDLDRDAYEMESPIIKKANIEHKINFIQSSALSALDELLNEVSKKIFDFPFIDGDKVSYQKYHERMLELVKVGGIIVYDNTLWFETVAMPEEYVKETMKPNRQHIIEFNKFLDSDTRVQISQVPTGDGITICWRL